The Deltaproteobacteria bacterium genomic sequence CGATACCTAGGAACACCGGGCGCGCGTTGGCACCGCCAGTATCGCCGGCGATCAACACCTTGGCGCAGGCCGCGCCCTCGGGAAACGGCAAGACGCCGTGCTCGCGAATCGTCAGGTTGTGGCGCAGGGGAATCATCATCAGAATGCCGAACAAGCCGCCGGTCACGCCGAGAAGGAAGATGAAGAACCCGCTGGGATTGAGCCCCAGGAAAATCAAGGCCGGGACGGTGAAAATAACGCCGGCGGCCAGGGATTCGCCGGTTGAGGCGATGGTGTGCACGATGTTGTTTTCGAGAATCGTGCCGCGCCGCAAAATGCCTTTTAAGACCGCCATCGAGATCACGGCGGACGGGATCGACGCCGATACGGTGAGGCCGACCTTGAGCCCCAAGTAGGCGTTGACCATGCCGAAGATGAGCGACAACACCGCGCCTAAGAGCACGGCTTGGAGAGTAAATTCAGGAACGCTCAGCTCGGAGCGAATGTAAGGGGTGAAGGGCTGGGACTCGTGCGTGTGGGGAGTGGAGCGACTGGCCATGAAACGACTCTTTTCTTCGCCGTGGTTTTGTAGGTCTTTACCTGTTCGCGGAGGAATTGTCGAAGGCGGCGAGTCCGCCGTGAGCTTGGGGGTGTTCGTGGCTTGCGTGTCCACTAGGGCTGTGGTGCAATGCCGCCACGAAGGTTCTTCATGAAAAATCGCTCTCGATGGTTCGCGCGGTGGATGCCGTGGCTACACGGTCTTTTAATCGCGGCCTTGCTGCTGGGCAGCCTCCAATTTGGCGCGTGCAGTACCCAGCAACCCACGCCACCGGGGGAACTGTCCGGGAACGCCAACGACTTGTTCAAAGATCCATTCTTTACCGATCCGCCCTACTGGGATAATCCCGCCACGCCGCCGGACGAGCAGCTCGCGGACAAGCCCAAGGAGCCGGAGAAGCCCAAATCGCTCTTGCAGAAAAGCGGAGATATGGTGTTCTCCACGTTCGTTGTCGGCGTTTCGCTCGCGAAGATGGCGATTCCGTTTGTCGGCTTTTGACTGCGGTCAGCGACGATCCATCCGGTTGCCCCACAGAAAAATCGCCAGCCCCAGCCCGGCGCAACCGCTGCCGCACAGATACATAAACGAGTAACCGAAGTGGGTGGCAATTGTGCCCATAGCCATGCCGCCGACACCCATGCCGAGATCCAACCCTTGTCCGAAGGTGCTCATGCCCAGCCCGCGCCGCTCCGGCGCGAGACGGTCGATCATGAAAGCGCTCAATCCCGGTTGGGCCAGGCCAACTCCGAGCCCATACAAACTGACTCCCAAGTAGAGCAGAGCTGGAGTCGTGGCGAAGGCGAACACGAAAAACCCCGCCATTACGCAGCCCAGACCGGGGACGATCACTGCCGCTCGCCCGCGGCGGTCGCTGAGGCGCGCGCCGACCAGTCGCGTGCCGATCAACGCCAGCGCATAGGTGGAGTACAAGAACCCGGCATTGCCCATGCCCAGGGTGCGTGCGTAGAGCGGGAGAAACGTGGTGTAGGAGGTGAAGGTGAGATAGAGGCAAAATTGCACTGCCGTGGGGAGGAGGGCTTCACGCGCGTAGAGCGGGTGGCGTGCCGGTACTGCAACCGGCTTGTGCGCTTCGCGCATGCCACGGCTTAACACACAGGCGCTCAGGGAAATGCTGGCAGCGGTG encodes the following:
- a CDS encoding MFS transporter; amino-acid sequence: MSPSPLFTRDFVLLCLVTLSYFSSFFFFFPTLPFFITHLGGRPADVGMLIGVSSLVAFSVKPLAGRWIDRHGRVALMSAAAALFACAAVLHIWTFSLFFLFSLRIIYGIAIGCFTTASGAYLADIAPPARRGEAASYWGLVNSLAMGAIPPFALGLMSSESLHPLETSLATLLPGREAAAAWPENFALLFLTAASISLSACVLSRGMREAHKPVAVPARHPLYAREALLPTAVQFCLYLTFTSYTTFLPLYARTLGMGNAGFLYSTYALALIGTRLVGARLSDRRGRAAVIVPGLGCVMAGFFVFAFATTPALLYLGVSLYGLGVGLAQPGLSAFMIDRLAPERRGLGMSTFGQGLDLGMGVGGMAMGTIATHFGYSFMYLCGSGCAGLGLAIFLWGNRMDRR